Proteins encoded by one window of Kribbella italica:
- a CDS encoding ATP-binding protein: protein MEPRRAPYDARHALPLLVDAHRATTRILRVAYPFLAEGGLGADGTYIGSDVFSGGSFVYDPWVLYQSKVITNPNLLLAGVIGSGKSSTAKAFITRSIALGHRAYVPCDPKGEWTPVAEAIGGAAIQLGPGLPTRLNPLDAGTRPAAVQPDEWDKIVWSRRRALLGTLAESTLGRPMTAVEHTSLDLALETATTNPAPTIPDVVVALFDPDDDRAHRGGLHRNALLDDGREVAHAIRRLVHGDLSGMFDGPSTTEFDATLPMVSLDSSRIGSGGNDHALRLALACASSWMEAAVADPSGGQRFIVYDEGWRVMRDPALLRRMQEQWKLSRAWGVSNVLIIHRLSDLAAVGDLGSEARALAEGLLADCSTRIMLRQEPDQLARTATLLGLTDVEIATIGKLPKGRALWRLPDRSFVVQLVRHAREVELFDTDARM from the coding sequence GTGGAGCCGCGGCGGGCGCCGTACGACGCTCGGCATGCCTTGCCGCTGCTCGTCGACGCACACCGTGCCACGACGAGGATCTTGCGGGTTGCCTATCCCTTCCTGGCCGAAGGGGGATTGGGGGCTGATGGCACCTATATCGGGTCGGATGTCTTCAGTGGCGGCTCGTTCGTCTACGACCCCTGGGTCCTCTACCAGTCCAAGGTCATCACCAACCCCAACCTGCTCCTGGCCGGCGTCATCGGCAGCGGCAAGTCCTCGACCGCGAAGGCCTTCATCACCCGCTCGATCGCCCTCGGCCACCGCGCCTACGTCCCCTGCGACCCCAAAGGTGAATGGACGCCCGTCGCGGAAGCCATCGGGGGTGCCGCCATCCAGCTCGGCCCCGGGCTGCCGACCAGGCTCAACCCACTTGACGCCGGCACCCGCCCGGCCGCCGTACAGCCTGACGAATGGGACAAGATCGTCTGGTCCCGGCGCCGTGCCCTGCTCGGAACTCTCGCCGAGTCCACACTCGGCCGGCCCATGACGGCGGTCGAACACACCTCACTCGACCTCGCCCTCGAGACGGCGACCACCAACCCGGCCCCGACCATCCCCGACGTCGTCGTCGCCCTGTTCGACCCCGACGACGACCGCGCACACCGAGGCGGCCTGCACAGGAACGCGCTGCTCGACGACGGACGCGAGGTCGCCCACGCCATCCGGCGCCTGGTCCACGGCGACCTGTCCGGCATGTTTGACGGCCCGTCGACCACCGAGTTTGACGCCACCCTTCCGATGGTCTCGCTCGACTCGTCCCGCATCGGCTCGGGAGGCAACGACCATGCCCTGCGGCTGGCGCTGGCGTGCGCCTCGTCCTGGATGGAGGCCGCGGTCGCCGATCCGTCCGGTGGGCAGCGATTCATCGTGTACGACGAAGGCTGGCGGGTGATGCGCGACCCGGCGCTGCTTCGCCGGATGCAGGAGCAGTGGAAGCTGTCCCGCGCCTGGGGTGTGTCCAACGTCCTGATCATCCACCGACTGTCCGACCTGGCCGCAGTCGGCGACCTCGGCTCCGAAGCCCGCGCACTGGCCGAAGGTCTCCTCGCCGACTGCTCGACCCGGATCATGCTCCGCCAAGAGCCCGACCAACTCGCCCGTACGGCGACGCTGCTCGGGTTGACCGACGTCGAGATCGCAACGATAGGGAAGCTGCCGAAGGGCCGTGCGCTGTGGCGGCTGCCCGATCGGTCGTTCGTCGTACAGCTCGTACGGCACGCCCGCGAAGTCGAACTCTTCGACACTGACGCCCGGATGTAG
- a CDS encoding type IV secretory system conjugative DNA transfer family protein: MLNKTPGTDLAIIGLVAVAVAGLMLRTVGGLCILITTGRWTDAPSTAGVAVLVDPAHPARAFGLASESFGPLLFWTLAALIAAVPAALGVAGSHIYQRRRASTQGRARNLVARPGLATRADVEHAVGRRQVIRRGRSARPSLKHPRPQEVGTLRGYSRGRECWSSVEDSEIDVGPPRSGKGLHSVINAILDAPGAVVTTSTRPDNLVATLGLRKVKGPVAVFDPQGLSKADGIRWSPVRGCEDPTTAIVRASGLAAGAGFTKGGVTDGAFWHGQTEMALRGLLHAAAIDDTGIDRLYRWSLEPASAIEAVSILNHSDEAAEGWGDTLDGIVCMDGRTRDAIWAGVRSALSALADPAVRRAFDPPPGAGLDPKTFLADKGTIYLLGTGVGASATSAFIAALLEDITETARQIAAHQEGGRMEPPLALVLDEIANLCAVPSLPSLMADGGGNGISTLVVIQSLAQARERWGEQAAAAMWDAATIRLILGGSAQPKDLQDLSAVCGDRDEELRNWSRGPDGGRTWSTSTRRLPVLPPDVLRTLPFGTGVLLARTAPPILLKLRPWTDRPDAPEIAQSVKRNGQVSP; this comes from the coding sequence GTGCTTAACAAGACCCCAGGCACAGATCTCGCGATCATCGGCCTCGTTGCCGTCGCCGTCGCGGGCCTCATGCTCCGCACCGTCGGCGGCCTCTGCATCCTGATTACTACCGGCCGGTGGACGGATGCCCCATCGACCGCCGGCGTCGCCGTACTCGTGGATCCCGCCCATCCGGCCCGAGCCTTCGGGCTCGCCTCTGAGTCTTTCGGGCCGCTGCTGTTCTGGACGCTTGCTGCACTGATCGCCGCTGTACCGGCGGCGCTGGGCGTAGCTGGTTCGCATATCTACCAGCGCAGGCGTGCTAGCACCCAGGGCAGGGCCCGCAACCTCGTCGCGCGCCCCGGCTTGGCGACCCGGGCAGACGTGGAGCACGCAGTTGGCCGGCGCCAGGTCATCCGCCGCGGCCGCTCAGCCAGACCGTCGTTGAAGCATCCCAGACCTCAGGAAGTCGGCACATTGCGCGGCTATTCCCGAGGCCGCGAGTGCTGGTCTTCGGTGGAGGATTCCGAGATCGACGTCGGACCACCGCGCTCAGGCAAGGGCCTCCACAGCGTCATCAACGCCATCCTGGACGCGCCGGGCGCCGTCGTCACCACCTCGACCCGGCCCGACAACCTCGTGGCCACCCTCGGCCTCCGCAAGGTCAAGGGGCCGGTGGCCGTCTTCGACCCCCAAGGCCTCAGCAAGGCCGACGGAATTCGCTGGTCCCCGGTCCGCGGCTGCGAAGACCCAACCACCGCGATCGTCCGCGCCTCCGGCCTCGCTGCGGGCGCCGGCTTCACCAAAGGCGGCGTCACCGACGGCGCGTTCTGGCACGGCCAAACCGAAATGGCCCTCCGTGGCCTTCTCCACGCCGCCGCCATCGACGACACCGGCATCGATCGCCTCTACCGCTGGAGCCTCGAACCTGCCTCCGCCATCGAAGCCGTCTCCATCCTCAACCACTCCGACGAGGCCGCCGAAGGCTGGGGCGACACCCTCGACGGCATCGTCTGCATGGACGGCCGCACCCGCGACGCCATCTGGGCAGGCGTCCGCTCCGCCCTCTCAGCCCTGGCCGATCCCGCCGTACGCCGAGCCTTCGACCCACCACCCGGCGCCGGCCTCGACCCGAAGACCTTTCTCGCCGACAAAGGCACCATCTACCTCCTCGGTACCGGCGTCGGCGCCAGCGCCACCTCTGCCTTCATTGCGGCCCTCCTGGAAGACATCACCGAGACCGCACGCCAAATCGCCGCCCACCAAGAAGGAGGACGCATGGAACCCCCGCTCGCTCTCGTGCTCGACGAAATCGCCAACCTCTGCGCCGTCCCCTCCCTGCCGTCCCTGATGGCGGACGGCGGCGGTAATGGCATCTCTACTCTCGTCGTCATCCAGTCCCTGGCCCAGGCCCGCGAACGGTGGGGCGAACAGGCCGCCGCGGCCATGTGGGACGCCGCCACCATCCGCCTCATCCTTGGCGGTTCCGCCCAACCTAAGGACCTCCAAGACCTCTCTGCGGTCTGCGGCGACCGAGATGAAGAACTCCGCAATTGGAGCCGCGGACCCGACGGAGGCCGCACCTGGTCGACGAGCACGCGCCGGTTGCCGGTTCTTCCGCCTGACGTTCTCCGCACCTTGCCGTTCGGCACCGGGGTTCTACTTGCGCGAACGGCGCCACCAATCCTGCTCAAGCTGAGGCCTTGGACGGACCGACCGGACGCGCCCGAGATCGCTCAGAGCGTCAAACGGAACGGGCAGGTGTCGCCTTGA
- a CDS encoding FAD-dependent oxidoreductase: MRVVVVGGGIGGLALGAGLRRGGYEVTVFDRDTDVAATGGYHITLDQRAQSALERLVDPEIMRRLLASGSALRLRDPDAFWDRRGRLLGYGPDLSGSASIDVDRITLRTLLAEAVGDDLQLGRAVSGVDEDEQGMPRVLFTDGPPVTADLVVGADGTHSVVARYLAQGPTNRPAGIIGFSGRTRRADLSSAERQRLGTRSTMGIGPRGAALYVGFLDPVGNAALDAPELCMSITTGPTYIWGAMFPESAHTDSLRDLHGAPLRSALLDRFRDHKWAGHTLEVIARADPASVAAFRFNAASTRATDLAPWTAGRFTALGDAVHATPPTAGMGAGAAIQDAADLLGQLDTLSDGDTTTLTNAVARFEAQMRQRGSEVLSMAMKTVRLILVTDTTFGAAATTIVTPLMAAVTRLRRSPAAAVRAVPATRQNKVSRTGSGR, from the coding sequence ATGCGGGTTGTCGTGGTTGGCGGCGGGATCGGTGGGCTCGCGTTGGGTGCCGGGTTGCGCCGCGGCGGGTACGAAGTGACGGTGTTCGACCGCGATACCGATGTCGCAGCGACAGGCGGTTACCACATCACCCTCGATCAGCGAGCTCAGTCGGCGCTCGAGCGCCTGGTGGATCCTGAGATCATGCGACGGCTGCTGGCTTCAGGATCGGCCTTGCGGCTGCGGGACCCCGACGCGTTCTGGGACCGGCGCGGTCGTCTTCTCGGGTACGGCCCGGACCTGAGTGGCAGCGCGAGCATCGACGTCGACCGCATCACGCTGCGCACGCTGCTGGCGGAGGCCGTCGGCGACGACCTGCAGCTCGGGCGGGCCGTGTCGGGCGTCGATGAGGACGAACAGGGTATGCCTCGGGTTCTGTTCACCGATGGTCCGCCGGTCACCGCGGACCTGGTGGTCGGTGCCGACGGAACACACTCGGTCGTCGCCCGCTACCTGGCGCAGGGGCCGACCAACCGCCCGGCCGGCATCATCGGATTCTCCGGTCGAACTCGCCGCGCCGACCTCAGTAGCGCCGAACGACAGCGGCTCGGGACACGTTCGACGATGGGAATCGGCCCGCGGGGCGCCGCGCTCTATGTCGGTTTTCTGGACCCGGTCGGCAATGCTGCACTCGACGCCCCCGAGCTGTGCATGTCGATCACCACCGGCCCGACGTACATCTGGGGCGCGATGTTTCCCGAATCCGCCCACACCGACTCCTTGCGCGATCTGCACGGTGCTCCGTTGCGGAGTGCCCTGCTCGACCGGTTCCGCGACCACAAATGGGCCGGCCACACGCTGGAGGTCATCGCCCGCGCCGATCCGGCCAGCGTAGCCGCGTTCCGGTTCAACGCTGCCTCGACCCGCGCCACCGATCTCGCTCCGTGGACCGCAGGCCGCTTCACCGCCCTCGGTGACGCTGTCCACGCCACACCACCCACTGCCGGCATGGGCGCCGGTGCGGCGATCCAGGACGCCGCGGATCTGCTCGGCCAGCTCGACACCCTCTCCGACGGCGACACGACGACCCTCACGAACGCGGTCGCGCGCTTCGAAGCTCAGATGCGCCAGCGCGGCAGTGAGGTTCTCTCCATGGCCATGAAGACCGTACGGCTGATCCTGGTGACCGACACCACCTTCGGCGCTGCGGCCACCACCATCGTCACTCCGCTCATGGCCGCTGTGACCCGGCTTCGACGGTCACCCGCCGCTGCCGTACGGGCCGTGCCCGCCACCCGTCAAAACAAGGTGTCGCGCACGGGCAGCGGCCGGTAG
- a CDS encoding helix-turn-helix transcriptional regulator encodes MTSTSHRALRLLSLLGSRRTWPLRDLAARLAISERTVRRDLDTLRELGYPVTSVRGPDGGYRLGTGYVLPPLLFDHDQALAMAIALQTANTSVFGLQDDTARALATLQQAMPETLRAVMESLRLTKLRNYWEFPAPPIDPAALRTVGTAVRLRHVLVAEFLRLDGTRPAPGDQDFATARRLEPHHLVVWAGRWYLIAYDLEDRHWRVHRVDRLHPRPTTRSFTLRDLPGGDLALFVMSSHDRGDTPAAWQCTGSARLNLPADIVARWAPGGSVVEHLDTNHCRLTLGAWSWAGIAGILATFDTDLTEVHPPDLLDACRQIAHRYAAMTSTELTGPVRP; translated from the coding sequence ATGACAAGTACGTCACACAGGGCGCTGCGGCTGCTGTCCCTGCTCGGCTCGCGCAGGACGTGGCCGCTGAGGGATCTTGCGGCCCGGCTCGCGATCAGCGAGCGCACAGTCCGCCGCGACCTGGACACCCTGCGCGAACTCGGCTACCCGGTGACGAGTGTTCGCGGCCCGGATGGTGGCTACCGGCTCGGTACCGGGTACGTCCTGCCGCCGCTGCTGTTCGATCATGACCAAGCACTGGCGATGGCCATTGCGCTGCAAACCGCGAACACCTCCGTGTTCGGCCTGCAGGACGACACCGCCAGAGCACTGGCAACCTTGCAGCAGGCCATGCCCGAGACGCTGCGCGCCGTGATGGAATCCCTCCGTCTGACCAAACTGCGAAACTATTGGGAGTTCCCCGCACCCCCGATCGATCCCGCCGCGCTCAGAACTGTCGGTACCGCGGTGCGTCTGCGTCATGTCCTCGTCGCAGAATTTCTCCGCCTCGATGGGACACGCCCCGCCCCCGGCGACCAGGATTTCGCGACAGCCCGCCGTCTTGAACCCCATCATCTCGTGGTCTGGGCGGGGCGGTGGTACCTCATCGCCTACGACCTTGAAGATCGTCACTGGCGAGTACACCGAGTAGACCGGCTGCACCCCCGCCCGACCACCCGCAGCTTCACCTTGCGGGACCTGCCGGGAGGCGACCTCGCCCTTTTCGTCATGAGTAGCCACGACCGCGGTGACACCCCCGCGGCTTGGCAATGCACCGGCAGCGCACGCCTCAATCTGCCCGCCGATATCGTGGCCCGCTGGGCACCCGGCGGCTCCGTCGTCGAGCACCTCGACACCAACCACTGTCGTCTCACCCTCGGCGCCTGGTCCTGGGCCGGCATCGCCGGAATCCTCGCCACTTTCGACACCGACCTCACCGAGGTGCACCCGCCCGACCTGCTCGACGCCTGCCGACAAATCGCGCACCGCTACGCCGCAATGACCTCGACAGAACTCACCGGTCCCGTTCGGCCGTGA